In Cytophagia bacterium CHB2, a single genomic region encodes these proteins:
- a CDS encoding DUF433 domain-containing protein, which produces MNPLLQRISVDPNICFGKPCIRGTRIWVSLILDFLAAGMTMAEILEEYPHLTDQDILAAIAYGAEMSRERYVDIPLDQAA; this is translated from the coding sequence ATGAATCCGCTGCTGCAACGCATTTCGGTTGATCCCAATATCTGCTTTGGCAAGCCCTGCATTCGCGGCACCCGCATTTGGGTTTCTCTCATTCTTGATTTTTTAGCTGCCGGCATGACCATGGCAGAAATTCTCGAGGAATATCCCCACTTGACAGATCAGGATATTCTTGCGGCTATTGCCTATGGCGCAGAGATGTCACGAGAAAGATATGTTGACATTCCACTCGATCAGGCAGCGTGA
- a CDS encoding formate--tetrahydrofolate ligase produces MLTNLEIAQRATLNPIRNIMDQLGITDDDFEFYGKYTGKIKLETLEKFSSRPEGKLILVTAMTPTSHGEGKTLTTVGLGQALARIGKKGMIALREPSLGPVFGIKGGATGGGYSQVIPMELINLHFNGDIHAVTAAHNLLAAMLDNHLHQGNALNIDVTNIQWNRTMDMNDRALRHIVVGLGGRVNSIPRESGFVITAASEVMAILALAGSRKDLKHRLGEIVVGYNRKGDIVKARDLLANNGMAVILNDAIMPNLVQTIEHTPALVHAGPFANIAHGTSSVIADRIALKLADYVVTECGFGADLGGEKFFDIVCRQSGLWPSAVVIVATCRAMKLHGGVPDQAQELSKENPEAFKKGLINLETHVRNMRKFGVPVLVAVNKFPFDTQAEINMIFDLCQRLEVDCAAHEAFMKGGEGVIALAEKVVAKAESYKNPKPAFLYDLNLSVQEKVRKIAMEIYGAEEVYFEKKAQKKIEAFISHGYGTLPICMAKTQASLTDNPRALAAPKGWTLTVTDAQLSAGAGFLVMICGDMMLMPGLPQTPAAMKMDVDDHGTITGLF; encoded by the coding sequence ATGCTCACCAACCTTGAAATCGCGCAACGCGCGACGCTGAATCCGATTCGAAATATCATGGATCAGCTCGGCATCACCGATGATGATTTTGAGTTCTACGGCAAATACACCGGAAAAATCAAACTCGAAACGCTGGAGAAATTTTCCTCCCGGCCCGAGGGCAAATTGATTCTGGTCACCGCCATGACGCCCACCAGTCACGGCGAAGGCAAAACCCTCACCACGGTCGGCCTGGGCCAGGCATTGGCGCGCATCGGCAAGAAAGGCATGATTGCCTTGCGCGAGCCTTCGCTCGGACCGGTATTCGGCATCAAGGGCGGCGCCACTGGCGGCGGCTATTCCCAGGTGATTCCGATGGAGTTGATCAATTTGCATTTTAACGGCGATATTCACGCCGTCACCGCTGCGCACAATTTGCTGGCGGCCATGCTGGATAATCACTTGCATCAAGGCAATGCGCTCAACATCGACGTGACCAATATTCAGTGGAACCGCACGATGGACATGAATGATCGCGCCTTGCGGCATATCGTCGTGGGTTTGGGTGGGCGCGTGAACAGCATTCCGCGCGAGTCCGGTTTTGTCATTACTGCCGCCTCGGAAGTGATGGCGATTCTGGCGCTCGCCGGCTCACGCAAGGATTTGAAGCATCGATTGGGCGAGATTGTGGTCGGGTATAACCGCAAAGGCGACATCGTCAAAGCCCGCGATCTCCTGGCCAACAACGGCATGGCCGTAATTCTCAACGATGCGATCATGCCCAATCTCGTGCAGACCATCGAGCACACGCCCGCGTTGGTGCACGCCGGGCCGTTTGCCAACATCGCGCACGGCACCAGCAGCGTGATTGCCGATCGCATTGCGCTCAAGCTTGCCGATTATGTTGTAACCGAGTGCGGGTTTGGCGCGGATCTCGGCGGCGAAAAGTTTTTTGACATCGTCTGCCGCCAATCGGGTTTATGGCCTTCAGCGGTGGTGATTGTCGCGACCTGCCGCGCGATGAAATTGCACGGTGGCGTCCCGGATCAGGCGCAGGAATTGAGCAAGGAGAATCCTGAAGCGTTTAAAAAAGGCCTAATTAATTTGGAAACACATGTTCGCAATATGCGAAAATTCGGTGTGCCGGTGCTGGTGGCAGTGAACAAGTTTCCGTTCGATACGCAAGCCGAGATCAATATGATCTTCGACCTTTGCCAGCGGCTGGAAGTCGATTGCGCCGCGCATGAGGCCTTTATGAAAGGCGGGGAGGGCGTTATCGCGCTGGCTGAAAAAGTCGTGGCTAAAGCAGAGTCCTACAAAAATCCCAAGCCGGCATTTTTGTATGATCTCAACCTATCGGTGCAGGAGAAAGTGCGAAAGATCGCCATGGAAATTTATGGCGCAGAAGAGGTTTATTTTGAGAAAAAAGCGCAGAAGAAAATCGAAGCATTCATCTCACACGGTTATGGTACTCTGCCGATTTGCATGGCCAAAACACAGGCCTCGCTTACCGATAACCCCCGCGCCCTCGCAGCGCCCAAAGGCTGGACGCTGACCGTGACGGATGCGCAACTTTCCGCCGGCGCAGGGTTCCTCGTCATGATTTGCGGCGACATGATGCTGATGCCGGGCTTGCCGCAAACGCCGGCAGCGATGAAGATGGATGTTGATGATCATGGCACAATTACCGGATTGTTTTGA
- a CDS encoding 2-oxoacid:ferredoxin oxidoreductase subunit beta — MGNYTATHYRSGVKPVWCPGCGDFGVLNAIYQALGRLQLPLEEVAIVSGIGCSSRLPGYVKTYGFNSIHGRALPVAQGVKLARPETTVIAVAGDGDGLSIGGGHFPHTARRNIDMTYIMMDNGIYGMTKGQTSPTTGSDHETKSTPYGIIEDAINPIKLALSYEVSFIARSFSSNVKQCVDLIVQAIQHPGFAFVQILSPCVTFVGKDQFDIIRDLAVDLPAEYDPASLDQAWQVSNEIGKISLGVIYRMQTQTYQERLLRLTQLAKQEGGADFEALLREYHVSEPVAEPEMD; from the coding sequence ATGGGAAACTACACTGCAACACACTATCGCAGCGGAGTAAAACCGGTTTGGTGCCCGGGCTGCGGCGATTTTGGCGTGTTGAATGCGATTTATCAGGCGCTGGGCCGCTTGCAACTTCCGCTCGAAGAAGTTGCGATCGTCTCCGGCATCGGGTGTTCCAGCCGCTTGCCGGGATATGTCAAAACTTACGGCTTCAACAGCATTCATGGCCGCGCCCTGCCGGTGGCGCAAGGCGTGAAGCTGGCGCGTCCGGAAACCACTGTGATTGCGGTGGCGGGCGACGGCGACGGCCTGAGCATCGGCGGCGGGCATTTTCCGCACACGGCGCGGCGCAACATCGATATGACGTACATCATGATGGACAACGGCATTTACGGCATGACCAAGGGCCAAACCTCGCCCACCACCGGCAGTGATCACGAAACAAAATCCACGCCCTACGGCATTATCGAAGATGCCATCAATCCCATCAAGCTGGCGTTGAGTTACGAGGTGTCTTTCATCGCGCGCAGCTTTTCCAGCAATGTCAAGCAATGCGTCGATCTCATCGTGCAAGCAATTCAGCATCCCGGCTTTGCGTTTGTGCAGATCCTAAGCCCGTGCGTGACGTTTGTTGGAAAGGATCAATTCGATATTATTCGCGATCTGGCTGTCGATTTGCCGGCAGAATATGATCCGGCCTCGCTCGACCAGGCCTGGCAGGTCAGTAATGAAATCGGCAAAATTTCGCTGGGCGTGATTTATCGCATGCAAACGCAAACCTATCAAGAACGTTTGCTGCGGCTGACCCAACTCGCAAAACAAGAAGGCGGAGCCGATTTTGAAGCGTTGCTGCGGGAATATCATGTCTCCGAACCGGTGGCCGAACCGGAAATGGATTGA
- a CDS encoding 2-oxoacid:acceptor oxidoreductase subunit alpha: MYEEDLTLAIVGSGGEGVVSAGEILVHATSQDGLYSMMIKSYGPQIRGGESLAQIRLRKSPVLSQGDHLDALVVLSWNNYHRFAGEVRLRERAVIFHDSEDAPPERLTFPAKARFVAVPFSATSKKETNAALAKNLVALGFLSGWFDLPQSGFEQAIQQRFAKKSEAVLRGNLAAFSAGVQLAQVENTRPRYDWKVKNHEAKLVFTGNEAIAIGSLFAGVKFFAGYPITPASEVMEWMAAQLPKFDGVFIQTEDEIAAITMAIGASFAGKKAMTATSGPGLSLMTEAIGLAAMAELPLVIIDVQRAGPSTGIPTKTTQADLFHAVFGGHGNLPRVVLAPTDAADAIAIAVHAFYLAEKYQVPVLVLSDQFLGQRLEVIPKVNFDALKPKIITRQFASGEELQPYQRFKMTETGVSPISAPGIKGGMYTAAGIEHDETGRPTSNAELDEKMTHKRALKNQVILREEPNLLWRCGDHDPDIGILAWGSTTGVVQEAVTKLQAEGHKVAALVLRQLAPLPVAPVQAFLDQLEGLLIVELADGQFYSYLKSQLALPHSTRVHKHTGAALFTVQEILDAIQEVDSLWETTLQHTIAAE; the protein is encoded by the coding sequence ATGTACGAAGAAGATTTAACGCTGGCGATTGTCGGCAGCGGCGGTGAAGGCGTGGTGAGCGCGGGCGAAATTCTCGTGCATGCCACCTCGCAAGACGGTTTGTACAGCATGATGATCAAGAGCTACGGCCCGCAAATTCGCGGCGGCGAGAGCCTGGCGCAAATTCGCTTGCGCAAGTCGCCCGTGTTATCACAAGGCGATCACCTCGATGCGCTGGTGGTGTTGAGCTGGAACAATTATCATCGTTTTGCCGGCGAAGTACGCCTGCGCGAGCGCGCCGTGATTTTTCATGACAGTGAAGACGCCCCGCCCGAGCGTTTGACGTTTCCCGCCAAGGCGCGGTTTGTTGCCGTGCCGTTCAGCGCCACTTCCAAAAAAGAAACCAACGCGGCGCTCGCCAAAAATTTGGTCGCTTTGGGATTTCTCTCCGGTTGGTTTGATTTGCCGCAAAGCGGATTTGAGCAAGCGATTCAGCAACGCTTTGCCAAAAAAAGCGAGGCAGTGCTGCGGGGCAATCTCGCTGCTTTTAGCGCAGGCGTGCAACTGGCGCAAGTGGAAAACACCCGGCCGCGTTACGATTGGAAAGTCAAGAATCACGAAGCTAAACTTGTGTTCACCGGCAATGAAGCGATTGCCATCGGCTCGCTTTTCGCCGGCGTGAAATTTTTTGCAGGGTATCCCATCACTCCTGCCAGTGAAGTCATGGAATGGATGGCAGCGCAGTTGCCCAAATTCGACGGCGTGTTCATTCAAACCGAGGACGAAATTGCCGCCATCACCATGGCCATTGGCGCTTCCTTCGCTGGAAAAAAAGCCATGACCGCCACCTCCGGACCGGGACTTTCTCTCATGACGGAAGCGATCGGCCTGGCGGCAATGGCGGAGCTGCCGCTGGTCATCATCGACGTGCAGCGCGCCGGCCCGAGCACCGGCATCCCCACGAAAACCACGCAGGCTGATTTGTTTCACGCGGTGTTCGGTGGGCACGGCAACTTGCCGCGCGTGGTTCTGGCGCCGACAGATGCCGCGGATGCGATTGCAATTGCGGTGCATGCGTTTTATCTTGCGGAAAAATATCAAGTGCCGGTGCTGGTGTTGAGCGACCAGTTTCTCGGACAACGCCTGGAAGTCATTCCGAAGGTGAATTTTGATGCACTCAAACCGAAGATAATCACGCGCCAATTCGCTTCCGGCGAAGAGTTGCAGCCGTATCAACGCTTCAAAATGACGGAAACGGGCGTGTCGCCGATTTCCGCTCCCGGCATAAAAGGCGGCATGTACACCGCTGCCGGCATCGAGCACGACGAAACCGGCAGGCCGACCTCCAACGCCGAGCTGGATGAAAAAATGACGCACAAGCGCGCGCTAAAAAATCAAGTCATCCTGCGGGAGGAGCCGAATTTGCTCTGGCGCTGCGGCGATCACGATCCGGATATCGGCATTCTGGCGTGGGGTTCGACCACGGGCGTGGTGCAAGAAGCCGTCACCAAGCTCCAGGCCGAAGGGCACAAAGTCGCAGCGTTGGTGTTGCGGCAATTGGCGCCGCTGCCGGTGGCCCCGGTGCAAGCCTTTCTCGATCAGCTCGAGGGTTTGTTAATCGTGGAATTAGCCGACGGCCAATTTTACAGCTATTTAAAAAGTCAACTTGCGCTGCCGCATAGCACGCGCGTGCATAAACACACGGGCGCGGCGCTGTTCACCGTGCAAGAAATTTTGGACGCCATTCAAGAGGTTGATTCGTTATGGGAAACTACACTGCAACACACTATCGCAGCGGAGTAA